One Deinococcus grandis DNA window includes the following coding sequences:
- a CDS encoding DUF4188 domain-containing protein, with translation MTRSATPQLPPSRLTAELDGPFAVFLIGARVNQPWNVPAWLPVFRAMPRMLRELQAHPELGLLGGQTHGGTLIQYWRSAEHLHAYAHARDHAHLPAWRAFNQAAQRHPGAVGIWHETYLIQPGAYETMYVDMPPFGLGRAGTLTPATGRRQSAQGRLTGPPATVGAGT, from the coding sequence ATGACCCGCAGCGCGACCCCGCAGCTCCCCCCCAGCCGCCTGACCGCCGAACTGGACGGACCTTTCGCCGTGTTCCTGATCGGCGCCCGCGTGAACCAGCCCTGGAACGTCCCCGCGTGGCTGCCGGTGTTCCGCGCCATGCCGCGCATGCTGCGCGAACTCCAGGCCCACCCAGAACTGGGCCTGCTGGGCGGTCAGACCCACGGCGGCACCCTGATCCAGTACTGGCGCAGCGCCGAGCACCTGCACGCCTACGCGCACGCCCGCGACCACGCCCACCTGCCCGCGTGGCGCGCCTTCAACCAGGCCGCGCAGCGCCATCCGGGCGCGGTCGGCATCTGGCACGAGACCTACCTGATCCAGCCCGGCGCGTACGAGACCATGTACGTGGACATGCCCCCCTTCGGCCTGGGCCGCGCCGGGACCCTGACCCCCGCCACCGGTCGGCGCCAGAGCGCCCAGGGCCGCCTGACCGGACCACCCGCCACCGTGGGGGCCGGCACCTGA
- a CDS encoding PadR family transcriptional regulator, giving the protein MPDATLGPSAFIVLGFLNHAGPATAYDLKRWADDSVGFFWTFPRSQLYAEPQRLVTLGLLTETQEDSGRRRRLYSVTDAGRAALEGWRRSPAGMPELRDPGLLRMFFTPEDDHAALRDLAAGQLRQHQERLDTYHAMMQADPCQLPDRPPFTRTLRMGELYEQACLTFWQEVLDALRPE; this is encoded by the coding sequence ATGCCGGACGCAACCCTGGGCCCCTCCGCGTTCATCGTGCTGGGCTTCCTGAACCACGCGGGACCCGCCACCGCCTACGACCTCAAACGCTGGGCGGACGACTCGGTGGGCTTCTTCTGGACCTTCCCACGCTCGCAGCTGTACGCCGAACCGCAGCGCCTCGTCACACTGGGCCTGCTTACCGAGACGCAGGAGGATTCAGGGCGTCGCCGCCGCCTGTATTCGGTCACCGACGCGGGCCGCGCCGCGCTGGAGGGGTGGCGGCGCAGCCCTGCCGGGATGCCCGAACTGCGCGACCCGGGCCTGCTGCGGATGTTCTTCACGCCTGAAGACGATCACGCCGCCCTGCGCGACCTGGCCGCCGGGCAGCTGCGCCAGCATCAGGAGCGGCTGGACACCTACCACGCCATGATGCAGGCCGACCCCTGCCAATTGCCCGACCGACCTCCGTTCACGCGCACCCTGCGGATGGGTGAACTGTACGAGCAGGCCTGCCTGACCTTCTGGCAGGAGGTCCTCGATGCCCTACGTCCCGAATAG